In Planococcus citri chromosome 4, ihPlaCitr1.1, whole genome shotgun sequence, the genomic window AAAGAGCGTAGAAGTATTAAAATTAccgaaaatcatttcaaattaatgaaattttggtaaaattcgcCGAAAGTGctagaaaaagtgttgaaacgAGGTAAAAAAGCGCTCAACattaccaaaaactgatgataattttgtaaaatttaacagAATTAAGCGAGAATTACCCgaataaaattgttgaactttctTTCACACATGTTGATGTTGAGACTTCGAAAAAGTTTCtgcaaaatcatcaaaaaaggatgaaatttccttaaaaagtatcaaaattttgccataattgTAGTAATAAACATCATTGAAATTGCTTAACAACGCGCATACAACGTCAAAATTGATCTAAGCTCATTAATTAGTGTCAACTcaataattttggttatggttatGGTTTTTGGCGCATTTTAGTGGtcaaaatccataaaaattacGGTCAAGGTTAACATACTTGATTTCAGCATCAAGTCCAAAATTCGGACCGTTATGgtttcttttggtttgaacCATTTATTGACTCCGTCTTAAAGGAacggagggggggagggggtaatttgataaaaaaccaaaaaatgtcatcttATACGTTCCAGATCTcggatttcaataaattttcaaaaaatataaaactaaattttctcacaagggaacctctcgaggtgtccgcctccgatttgaacggaaccgcgatttttgaaaagagcatgttccaaaacccccaaatccaaattttcagctgcccgagttcatttttcgatttttggcgaatttttgaaaatccaaaattgactattttggtgatttatgcttttttttagaaaaaaggacgtacttgatcagtaaaaatgtccaaaataagtcctaatacatactgatattaacccccaaaTTCAAAtgtcgccatttccagccattctggagcctccagcgctatttttcaatttctccagaattttgaatttgctccagaaggcgtgaatatgaagttgggcagctaaaagtctagttgtgtgttatactcgatctttttaacaagtttatccacatttgagccgattctggaggggacacctcaagagtggttttttgaccagctttttttcaaaataaaaatatccaaaaaccaaaaattcctcgtttgtgagaacatttttaaaatttgcgcgaatcgctgtattttgtcattaattaaccacacgagagggaatttcaccatttccagcctttcttgggcctccctttaatttttggatatttttattacgaaaaaagctggtcaaaaacccactcttgaggtgtcccctccagaatcggctcaaatgtggataaacttgttaaaaagatcgagtataacacacaactagacttttagctgcccaacttcatattcacgccttctggagcaaattcaaaattctggagaaattgaaaaatcgcgctggagtctccagaatggctggaaatggcgaaatttggttttgaggggtaaatatcagttttaggactcaagtacgtacttttttttaaaaaaaagcataaatcaccaaaatagtcaattttgcatttgaggagcgatattccaaaacgcacttaagaccatttttttcgaattgcgttTTTTGGCGCCTTCTGGTGGATAATGTATGCACCTTCATACCTACACTTCTAATCTACCCAAATACAGCGCGAATCCcatctaaaaaatcaatttttaaaaaaattaaaaaatgaaagtctcgCCAAAACGGCCTTTATCCAGTGATTGTTGGAAATGTGTTTTAATTAAAGAGCAGGgctattccacgtcaattggaccaagaagtggtagggggttcggcgatttttttgaaatttttcctgtggaaagaccttccgaagggatgaccaatggtgcaaatcgcatccctctagcccatttttaaaggtagccagtttcagtgatcctaaaatatcatccatttcaacagtggattactcaatataaccgcgatacctcctgaaatggaactttttctcatagttagggtttttgaaaggcttttgcccaggcatcgtagccaaatttttctaaaaaaagtgactttagtgacttttatcagtgaaaaaagtgaccaattttttttaaattccagcgttcaggagcgcaaaaaatcgaaaaacaaaagcaaaaaaactttcaatatctcacctaaaaattattaatgatgtttttttgaaggaagttgattttgaaaatgaaaaaagataggCCTAAtcaagggcgaaagctcttgaaaatttgtattttgagaggcaaaaaaacatgtttttttgtaagaagtttattttttggctttagaacttgattttaaaaaaaaatctctttattttgaaaaagaaaagaaaacaaacccgagcgaagcgagggcaaaagctttcgaaaattgatgtttcgaaaagtaaaaatttgtgttcttaaaattctgaaattgtttaataaagaaaattggcataaaatcctttgaaaatgagtaaaaaaacgataatttggatgaaaattttgtttaaaaaacgaaaaaaaaaaaaacaaaatagtgacttttttggaagaaaagtgaccaatagtgattttttgatgaaaaaagttaccaaaagttacttttcgTGATAAAAGTGACTAAGTCACTATAAAAGTGACCGGCTACGATGCCTGGTGTTGCCActttattttctacaaaaaattagctcaaaaagtttcaaaacatagttttcatatcgttcggactctcaaaaattctgaaaaaaatatattatgcacaactttttatgctgaacaacatattaaaaaagtggcatggtaacatgttgcaaagtcgattttaaaaaattcaaagtttgcaaaaaaacgcgatttttttattcaaaacatgaaaaaaagtttttataggtgaagttgacccatttgacccctatttttacgtacctatctgtcggaaaagttgaaaaacccctttcacccgatgaaatgaaaaacaactttaaaaaaaaaataatctcgacGAACAGTTGAGAAATAGCTATTGAAAcattaatcatttttcattttgaaaaaaattttccgaaacgGCCTTTGTCAACATAGGTCACTTTCATGAACGCTCAGAGGCACTAATCAACATATCGCGTAAAAATTGTTAAAGCATAGCACCAGGGAAGTGTTTGGGTAGGTAACAGAACAATCACCAATGCCAAATGTAACGTAACCTCTTACGTACCACGTTTTTTccttctcctgtaaaatttcaaaaagtggactaagggcgttttggaatatcgctcctcattttcaaaaattccccaaaaatcgaaaaatgaacttgggcagctgaaaatttgtatttgggggttttagaacatgtttttcccaaaaatcgcggtcccattcaaatcggaggcggacacctcaagaggtacCTTTGTCAGATAGATTTCGATAGCCCTACCagtttgggggggagggggtgtctcTTTAAGGGGATAGAGCATTGTTGGAGCAAATTAGAACATTTAGTCCAGGTGTTAGCGCATTTTTCCATTTCCCCCTCTGGTGGAGTGGTAGCGCTACCTATGCAgtcaaaaatcgttgaaaattataaatgttGAAGAATAGTGTATATCGGTAGAGCTGTTCAGAGCACTCAGTCCCAACGTTAGAGCACTTTCCTTTCTTccctcacttttttttttgaaaaataaaaaaaaaattaggtagcaGTTAGACCGGCAAAATTAGCGAAATTCATGCAAAAGTTCAGAACATTTGTGAAGCTGGTCAAGCACCCACTCCagacgattttgatttttgtaggtTTGGGAAGTCAGACAAGtgcagggtgcccagaaatgtcgagtacccctaagaaagtttttcattaaaaatataggttggcaacgtgaaatatatgcatatgattggtggaatgttatctgtccagcccaacaaccaatcatgcgctatcattattacgcgtatcattcactgtgatcaatcaaagtattttagtagaaaacttttttaggggtactcgatatttctgggcaccctgtagacaGACAAAtgggttaatgaccttaagaggtcagactgACAAACAGGCGGTCAGATGACCTTGGAAatccagacagacaggtcaatgaccttcattCAGAGGCAAGTGCTCTAACAATAACGCCCAGACTGGGTGCTCTAACTTGCTCAAACGATGCTCTATCTCTTCGAGGGGTCCCACTCCCCTCATGAAACTGATAGGTCCGGCGGCGCGGCGGAATCTATCTCATTGTCTCCAAagaatgagtacctacctatctatcgtaggtacgagtaatttgtaaaaatttcaaattgtacaTAATGTGAAAAATCGAACCTCACATTtgagtgtgttgaaaaaaaaaactgaagaatttgattgaaaattagatgaaaatgtGGAAAGTAGGACGCACGTTACCAGAGTTTTCCCAAGTTGAATTGGTAGGTCTAGGCTCTAGGTAGTAGGTGCATACTCGTTTATTACTTGTAACTTACCCGAGTACTCCCTTCAACGATAGCCTATCGTACTcgtacgagtgtcgagtatatCTTGAACCTTGAAAACTatttgtacctctacctactctaATTCGAATCGAAatattcaacagtttttttttcgtgtgttttttttctgtcataGTCGAgttaatatactcgtagtatagaTATACGGGCAACTTTATCAAGGATCACTAGTTCACGAAACACCTCACAATTATCGCAGCACAGCCGCGAGCCGCGAGCGTAATTTTACGTTTGTATTTTTATACACATACTCGTAGAGTAGGTGATAGCGTAGCTTACTCGTACATGTGTGTCTGTGTACATTTCGTGCGTATGTATGTATACTTATCTAATATTTTCTATAATTCCTAATACAAGCCAGCTACCCGGTCCCGGTTTATATTTTACTTGTACGAGTAAATATGCATTGCAGTTGTAGatctaggtactaggtagctgCTAGAGCTACGTATGTACTCGCTACCACCTTCCTATAGATATGCTAGGTATTACGATGTTCGAAATGATTAGGTAATCGTTCGCAATCGATTTATCGTGATTCGGAAATCGtgtactcgactactcgtataCGTGTACTATGGCGTAAAAATTTGCTCTAGACCTTTCTAAGTGCAAGTTGTGCGTACCTACTtatggtaggtctaggtactagcgccagtattgaaattttcgttCAAGTTGACactgccaaaatgtgttttaaaccgAGTATTCGTACAAATTGCGTATAATTTAGGACTAAGGTGAAGGTACGCGCTCGTAAATTAATTTGTTCCGTGTATctatcgtactcgtatatgggGCTTGAAATTGTTGTAATTgcgcgatgaattttttttcgtacgttTACACGACGTTCAATTTGACGTGCCAGTGTTTCAGAGATAATCGTAATCGTTcgtaaattatttttcgttcaTTTACTTACGTAGTGAGTTCGATATATTTACGTATTTTCCTATCTTCGATGATCGGAACGAAATCATAGTACgtatatacgtactcgtacgtagacGTAGACGCGGGATGGAGCCGGAGGGCACTGATGGCGACTTGGAAAGCGTGCGTTTCATCGCCGAAAAAACTAATTGCTCGATTGTAACATCGCCAAGCAAGGATGGAGATGGTAAACGCATTCTCGAGCATGCGGCTGCGAAATGGGATCGTGTCGCGTTAATAAGACAGGTAGATTCAATTTGCTTCATAATCACCGAGTATGTAGTATTGTAGTACGGTAGCTACGAGTATTATTTACTTGTACCTACAGTGTTTGTAGTCCATAGTCCTATACCGGCTATGCGAGTAAACGCGATGGCTTAGTTGTTGGCAGCGTGGGGCGCCGTAATCGGTTCCATTTCATTCGGCATGACGACTGGATTTTCGGCTACATTGTCGCACAATTTGAACAGAGGCGATGAAGCGATCGAAATCGACCAAAACGCCGAATCGTGGATAGGTGAGTTTTCTCTTCTCAAATGCCTCGAGAGTCGAGATGTTtgctttaattttaatttgaaaaaattggcagcTAGCAGCGTGGTGTTGTGGATGCTGATGGGCGTAATTTGCGGCAGCGTTTGTATGCGATTGTACGGTAGAAGAATAGCCCAGCTGTGCTTGTACGTGAATTGGATTTGCGGCTGGTTAATCGTGTCGTACTCGCGCAACGTTTGGAGTCTGCTGGCCGGATGCGTGCTGATAGGACTAAGCGCCGGAAGTCATTCGGTGGTTTCGGCCGTATACGTGGGCGAAATATCGGAGCCCGGTTTTCGGGGCTTAATCAGCGTACAAATCAGTCTGGGGGTAGCCGTTGGTATCCTCATCAGCCACGCGCAGGGTGTACTGCTCGATTGGAGAACGGCTCTGCGAAGTAGCGCCGTATTGCCGGCCATCGCTTTGGCCTTGGTGTCTACGTTCGCTTGCGAATCTCCTACGTGGCTGCTGCTCAAAGGACGCGTTCAAACcgccaaaaatgtatttttgaggtTACGAAACGACGCTTTGAATTGCGAAAACGAGCTAAACTCGTTGATCGACGCGGCCGCTGCTTATTCTAATCGTCAATCCCAATCGCAATCGTCCGCGTCCTCCTGGAGACGACAAATGTCGTCGAAAGCTTTTCGCAAATCGTTTCTAGTGCTGAACGTTTTATTCGTCGTCCAGCAAGGTTCCGGATTGAATGTAATCGTATTTTACGCCGTCACAATGCTGAAAACCTTATCCGCCGATAGCCAAAGTAGCAGctccgccgccgccgccaccgccgaTCTGCCTTCTTCGATGATCATCGTCGATACGGTGCGATTTTTCGCCACCTTGGCCGCCTGCGTATTGATCAAAGTCACCGGCCGACGCAAGTTGTACTTTTGCTCGGCCTGCGGAGCTGTGCTGTCGCTTTGCGCCGTCATCGTCTGTACGCTTTATCAACTTTCTCATCTTACGTTAGTCCTGCTGATGTGCGCTTATATCGCTTTTCTGTACGTTGGCGTGTCGCCGATACCGTGGATAATGGTTGGCGAAGTGAGTGAAAACCACTATATCGTACTTGTAATGTCGCCCCGTAATCGGTTCATTGCACGTCAAATCAGCCCAACATTCCGTAcatccaatttgatgaaattttcactttattcTGCTCGCCATTGGCGATTTACCTTgattgccaaaattgacaaaacgtTTCGCCTTTTAGCAAAATGACtggaaaaacacgatttttccaacaaaaaaaaaagagcatccTAAAATTAAGATTTTCTTCCATAAATTACCAAAACGTCTCGATTTTACCAAATATAGcccatttttttgacaaaaattgagaactaATATCACtttttcaccaataattattgtcaaaatcatTCTTTTCAACAAATATTCTCGTTTTTTGGCATAGTTTTTGCTCCCAAGtctcgtttttgtttttatttatactttgttgaaagaaaaaaaaaataatatactcaCGTAAAATAATCATTCCTAATGCGAGGAaggaacctgaaaaaaaataacatcgagAGGAGTAGCTTAACCCAAAGCCAGTCTGATTTGACGTAGAATGGCCAACTTTCTGCTGATTTTTAATCtgtaatttttgtatgtacttttttcgtgTTGCAGTTATATCCGGCCAATTTGAAAGAATTCGGCATTTGTATTAGcagtttttgttgttttcttaCCATGTTGACGGTGGTGAAAAGCGctttatttttcatcgttcaTCTAGGAACTGCCATCACATTCGCCATCTACGCTACTGTCATGTTAGTCGGCGTtgtatttttgtactttcattTGCCAGAAACGAACAATATCACTTTGCAACAAATCGAGAAAAATCTCAACAGTTGAAGTTGTACGAGGTGTACTCTTAAATAGTTTCTCTCCGTGTTACCGAAGGCGATAATACCAACGCAAAttatgtatcattttttaaaataaaaaatgaaatatcgaTTAAAAACTTTCTTCGATTCATTCAAATACCTAGAACATAATACTGAACAAACCAATGAACAAACGAGCTTATTAAAATAgtcatttttaggaaaaaaataggaatatAAAAACGCGAAGAATTACAGGTACGAACATAAAACAAGAGTATTATTAATAAGAGAGCGATAAAATTCAGTTAAAATCGTTTTTAGTTACTCCCGGCGGTAAAGGAATATCAAACACGACCGGTGGATTGATAGGAAGGTAATTGATGTTGCAGGTCGAAGCGTTGATAAAGATGATTTTGCCATCCGAAGTTACTCCATAACCTGCAATGTACGTACGGTAAATATTTAGTATTTTGTTCGATTACGTATCATCATCTGCGAACTGATTGAATTACCTTCGTGAATATGTCCGAATATGTGATATTTAGGAAGTACTCGCTGTTGCACCGTGGACAAAAGTTCGACGCAGCCTGCGCGTGCTCCGGTACAACATAAATCGCCGAAACCCAACGGTGGCCCATGCGTGACTAAGATATCCGTACCTTCCGGTATCAAATCCCATTTGTCCAAACAGTCTTGTCCACGAGGTAAATTAAACGCCCAGTTACAAAATTCCGGTTGCCTAAAgtgtaaaaatgaagaaaaaaaacgtaaataatatttttagagTGAAATAATTCTCCGACTGCCGAAAGTAGCCATCTGTGCCAACGTTGGTGTTTGgcgatatatgtacttataataAGCTTACCACGGTGTTCCGTAGATTTTTATTCCATACACGCTTATTTGCGAATCTTCTAAATATACGCAGTTGGTAAGCTTCTGTCTGATATCAGGTTTTTCCACTGCCTGTTTCAGATCGTTTCTGTCGAGTCCTAAAGTGGGTATTTCGTCTACTCGATTGCCTCGTTGGTAGGATATTCTGTTGGTCAACGGATGGGTGAACGTCGGATCAAAACTCAATTCGTGGTTACCGGCGATGACTATTTTGTGTTTGTGAGGAAGTTTTTCTACGAAAATGGCAGAAATACGGATGACAATGACAGAAAACTGTTGGTCGGATACCGTCGCGTCGTTTACGCAACTGGTAAGAAATTACGTTGATATTTTAATCGtgtaattattaataattaccTAGCCAAGTGTTGAAATTCACGACTTCTTCTTCGCCGCCGCATCGGGTAAAGTCGCCGGCGTGGATAAATATGTCGCCTTCTGGGATATCGTATTTTAGATGCGATGTTAAAGAATGCGTGTCACTCATGCAAACGACGCGCACCTGTAAATGAAGCAAATCATCGTGATGTACGAGTAAATAATATCTACGAAAGTATCGAAATAATTACACGAGGTACTCACCATGTTATCGGTGACGTTTGTTTTCGGCGCCGCAACATTTATTTTGAACACTTTCTGCGTTTTTGATATCACATCCCACGCCGCAGTTGGATTCTCGGTCAAGCTGTGTATCGCGATTTTCATGTTCGCTAATTTACTGAAAATcgcttttttgaataattttattattaccaTTAATGGTTAAATCATGGATATCGTAACCGTAAGTGGACGATTCGGTGTCACTGCGTTTTCTGCTCGCTGAACCAGAGttatattattatgaaaatgcGTTGCAACGTACTTCCGCTTGCTTTCTCACTTACACATCTGATGCTGGACACTGGAAGATTGCAGCATTTTCAAAGGCTGAATAACGATGCATCGTTGAGATGCAATTAATGTAATGATGCACTTTTCATTGCTAATTGCATGAGAAACCAGTTTCAAGtttgttattgttgttattAGTGATAAGGAAGTGTTTTGGTTTCGTGTTTACGCGAgttacggtaatttaccgttAGTTCCTTAATTTACCGTAATACGAAAGTTGTTGTAGCCGTGCCCACTTCACGAATCGACGTGACGCACCAATCCGGTTCCTGTTTCCGTTACGTTCGCGGCTGTCGCGGCACGAATTGACGTGACGTGCCAATGCGGTTACGGTTTTCGTTACGTGGCCGGCCTGAACCGGAACCCGCCTCTCCCCCTCTCTACAACCATTTTGTAGTTGTAATTGTAAATaaaagatgataaatttttttcaatgggtGTGTTTGCTGGTGTTTGAATAAAACTTGAACTTTTTAacgatttaatttaattaaataatacTATTTCGTCGTCATTTATCATTCCCGAGTGCGATTAGTTTGTTGAGCGTTCAATTGTTACTACATTCTTGTCGAATTAATCGATTGATTTCGGCTGGTTTGCGAAGAAATGCTGAAGAATTACGTTACAGAAGCTCGTAAACAGGTGGGTGATATGAAAAATACTTATATTATTTTTGTCGACTTTGCTTTATAACGAATACGATAAGTTCTCGTTAATCCTTATTCTTCGTTTCTGCGGCGAATCACTCAATTTGATAAacgatattgaatttttcaggtagAATGTCAACTTTAGACGCTGATCTGAGATACAAAGATAATCCGCTGTACGAGTTCCACGAGCCAAGCGATTACTCGGTTTTCTATATTACTCTAGCATTTTGCTCAGCGCTCGCCCTGTTCCTTCTCGTCGTGAACGTTTACTTCTGTTGCTTCTCGGAGCATAAAAACTACTGGGTGAACACCTATACAGGTTATACATTTTCCGGTTAACTACTGTTCTCGCTAAGGTTCCACTTTACGATCAACTTACGTAATTTTCTTTTACATTTTGTAGGAAATTATTGGATTCTACCGTTTTGGGTTCGAACTCCGGCCGATCAAGTGCCTTTTGATTTGAAAGAACTCGAGTGGGTCATTCAACCCGAACGTTCCGTGTATCAAGCTCAAATTTCCGAAGAGTATTTGGAGTTGCAGAGAAAAGAAAGCGATATTTAGCGTCGTCGGTGAAAATGTTTCACGTTTATTATCCGCCTTTGTtctttttagccattttcatcGTATTGGTGATCGTGTTGTTGCTGCGACACGGTCCACGATTCTTGAACATTCGCC contains:
- the wrm1 gene encoding uncharacterized protein wrm1, with translation MSTLDADLRYKDNPLYEFHEPSDYSVFYITLAFCSALALFLLVVNVYFCCFSEHKNYWVNTYTGNYWILPFWVRTPADQVPFDLKELEWVIQPERSVYQAQISEEYLELQRKESDI
- the LOC135844081 gene encoding facilitated trehalose transporter Tret1-like isoform X2 — its product is MTTGFSATLSHNLNRGDEAIEIDQNAESWIASSVVLWMLMGVICGSVCMRLYGRRIAQLCLYVNWICGWLIVSYSRNVWSLLAGCVLIGLSAGSHSVVSAVYVGEISEPGFRGLISVQISLGVAVGILISHAQGVLLDWRTALRSSAVLPAIALALVSTFACESPTWLLLKGRVQTAKNVFLRLRNDALNCENELNSLIDAAAAYSNRQSQSQSSASSWRRQMSSKAFRKSFLVLNVLFVVQQGSGLNVIVFYAVTMLKTLSADSQSSSSAAAATADLPSSMIIVDTVRFFATLAACVLIKVTGRRKLYFCSACGAVLSLCAVIVCTLYQLSHLTLVLLMCAYIAFLYVGVSPIPWIMVGELYPANLKEFGICISSFCCFLTMLTVVKSALFFIVHLGTAITFAIYATVMLVGVVFLYFHLPETNNITLQQIEKNLNS
- the LOC135844082 gene encoding metallophosphoesterase MPPED2, translated to MVIIKLFKKAIFSKLANMKIAIHSLTENPTAAWDVISKTQKVFKINVAAPKTNVTDNMVRVVCMSDTHSLTSHLKYDIPEGDIFIHAGDFTRCGGEEEVVNFNTWLEKLPHKHKIVIAGNHELSFDPTFTHPLTNRISYQRGNRVDEIPTLGLDRNDLKQAVEKPDIRQKLTNCVYLEDSQISVYGIKIYGTPWQPEFCNWAFNLPRGQDCLDKWDLIPEGTDILVTHGPPLGFGDLCCTGARAGCVELLSTVQQRVLPKYHIFGHIHEGYGVTSDGKIIFINASTCNINYLPINPPVVFDIPLPPGVTKNDFN
- the LOC135844081 gene encoding facilitated trehalose transporter Tret1-like isoform X1 codes for the protein MEPEGTDGDLESVRFIAEKTNCSIVTSPSKDGDGKRILEHAAAKWDRVALIRQLLAAWGAVIGSISFGMTTGFSATLSHNLNRGDEAIEIDQNAESWIASSVVLWMLMGVICGSVCMRLYGRRIAQLCLYVNWICGWLIVSYSRNVWSLLAGCVLIGLSAGSHSVVSAVYVGEISEPGFRGLISVQISLGVAVGILISHAQGVLLDWRTALRSSAVLPAIALALVSTFACESPTWLLLKGRVQTAKNVFLRLRNDALNCENELNSLIDAAAAYSNRQSQSQSSASSWRRQMSSKAFRKSFLVLNVLFVVQQGSGLNVIVFYAVTMLKTLSADSQSSSSAAAATADLPSSMIIVDTVRFFATLAACVLIKVTGRRKLYFCSACGAVLSLCAVIVCTLYQLSHLTLVLLMCAYIAFLYVGVSPIPWIMVGELYPANLKEFGICISSFCCFLTMLTVVKSALFFIVHLGTAITFAIYATVMLVGVVFLYFHLPETNNITLQQIEKNLNS